Proteins found in one Triticum urartu cultivar G1812 chromosome 4, Tu2.1, whole genome shotgun sequence genomic segment:
- the LOC125550326 gene encoding alkaline ceramidase: protein MADSMADSMVASFWGPVTSTTELCEENYARSSYIAEFYNTLSNAPCILLALIGLVNALRQRFEKRFSVLHISNMILSIGSIIFHATLQHVLQQSDETPMVWEILLYLYVLYSPDWHYRSTMPTFLVLYGAAFAVVHFFVRFQVVFKLHYIGLCLLCIPRMYKYYIQTKDLAAKRLAKLWVLTIFLATVCWLVDRIFCKKLSLWVINPQGHAWWHVLMGFNSYFANTFLMFCRAQQRGWEPRIIHLFGFLPYVKIQKSRKRE, encoded by the exons ATGGCCGATTCCATGGCGGATTCGATGGTGGCGAGCTTCTGGGGGCCGGTTACATCAACCACTGAGCTGTGCGAGGAGAACTATGCGCGCTCGTCATACATCGCAGAGTTCTACAATACTCTCTCTAATGCCCCGTGCATTCTTCTGGCGCTTATTGGGCTCGTGAATGCTCTCCGCCAGCGTTTTGAGAAGCGCTTCAGCGTCCTGCACATATCCAATATGATACTTTCTATTGGGAGTATCATCTTCCATGCAACCTTGCAACATGT CTTACAGCAGAGTGATGAGACTCCAATGGTGTGGGAAATCCTCCTATATCTGTATGTCCTTTATTCACCAGACTGGCATTACAGGAGCACCATGCCTACTTTCCTTGTCCTATACGGTGCTGCATTTGCTGTAGTTCACTTCTTCGTGCGATTCCAAGTAGTATTCAAGTTGCATTACATTGGCCTCTGCCTTCTGTGCATCCCGCGGATGTACAAGTACTACATTCAGACGAAAGACCTGGCTGCCAAGAGGCTCGCGAAGCTGTGGGTTCTTACCATATTCCTGGCGACAGTTTGCTGGCTAGTTGATCGCATCTTCTGTAAGAAGCTCTCGCTCTGGGTCATCAACCCGCAGGGACACGCATGGTGGCATGTGCTTATGGGCTTCAACTCGTACTTTGCAAACACATTCTTGATGTTCTGCCGAGCTCAGCAGCGTGGGTGGGAGCCGCGCATTATCCACCTCTTTGGATTTTTGCCTTATGTCAAGATTCAGAAATCCAGAAAGAGGGAGTAA
- the LOC125550327 gene encoding zinc finger CCCH domain-containing protein 24, which translates to MNGAPIPAAAGADAATTPKKNAVAEMARHLTVDTDDAFAGLLELAADDDADGLRRALERAPPAAADEAGLWYGRRKALEQRTPLMVAATYGSLAALRLLLSVPSVDVNRRCGPDGTTALHCAASGGSSSAVEAVRLLLVAGADADAADASGCRPADVISVPPKMIDAKIALQDLLGLPKSGHGVLRVVTRATNLTSSPVSSPTAEDARSPSAAVMMMSKFPDLPRVATSEKKEYPVDPSLPDIKNSIYASDEFRMYSFKIRPCSRAYSHDWTECPFVHPGENARRRDPRKYHYSCVPCPDFRKGVCRRGDMCEYAHGVFECWLHPAQYRTRLCKDGTGCNRRVCFFAHTTDELRPLYVSTGSAVPSPRASATAAMEMAAAMGLMPGSPSSVSAVMSPFTPPRSPSGNGMPPSLGWQQPNVPTLHLPGSSLQSSRLRSSLNARDMPVDDYSLLQDIDSQLINDLCYSRLGSSAGGNHSSRTKSLNPSNLDDLFSAEMVSSPRYNNADQGAMFSPSQKAAILNQFQQQQQLLSPINTGFSPKAVDNQQMHSRSSLLQASLGISSPGRMSPRCVESGSPMNSHLAAALAQREKQQQQQHQQHQQTMRSLSSRDLGPSAARASAAVGSPLSSSWSKWGSPSGAPDWGVNGEELGKLRRSSSFELRSGGDDPDLSWVHTLVKESPPEKQVTTAESINNSVRPSPQMHPGVSNGEGPSVSTQLNRHDQAAVIGALLEQMQLDEQIGSLAAT; encoded by the coding sequence ATGAACGGCGCGCCGATCCCCGCGGCGGCCGGCGCCGACGCCGCGACGACGCCCAAGAAGAATGCGGTCGCCGAGATGGCCAGGCACCTCACCGTCGACACGGACGACGCCTTCGCCGGCCTCCTCGAGCTCGCCGCCGACGACGACGCGGACGGCCTGCGCCGCGCGCTGGAGCGCGCGCCCCCCGCCGCCGCGGACGAGGCCGGCCTCTGGTACGGCCGCCGGAAGGCCCTCGAGCAGCGCACCCCGCTCATGGTCGCCGCCACCTACGGCAGCCTCGCCGCGCTCCGCCTGCTGCTGTCCGTCCCCTCCGTCGACGTCAACCGCCGCTGCGGCCCCGACGGCACCACCGCCCTCCACTGCGCCGCCTCTGGCGGCTCGTCCTCGGCCGTCGAGGCCGTCAGGCTGCTTCTGGTGGCCGGGGCTGACGCCGATGCCGCAGATGCGTCCGGGTGCCGTCCGGCCGATGTGATCTCTGTGCCGCCAAAGATGATTGATGCGAAGATCGCCCTCCAAGATCTGCTTGGGCTCCCAAAGTCTGGGCATGGCGTGCTCCGGGTGGTGACCAGGGCCACAAACCTGACCTCGTCGCCGGTGTCATCACCCACCGCCGAGGACGCCCGGTCTCCATCAGCTGCTGTGATGATGATGTCAAAGTTCCCAGACCTGCCGAGGGTTGCAACCTCAGAGAAGAAGGAATACCCAGTGGATCCATCCCTGCCGGATATCAAGAACAGCATCTATGCCTCTGATGAGTTCCGCATGTACTCCTTCAAGATCAGGCCGTGCTCCCGGGCATACTCGCATGACTGGACCGAGTGCCCCTTTGTGCACCCTGGGGAGAACGCTCGGCGCCGCGATCCGCGCAAGTATCACTACAGTTGTGTTCCATGCCCTGACTTCAGAAAGGGTGTGTGCCGGCGTGGAGACATGTGTGAGTATGCTCATGGGGTGTTTGAGTGCTGGCTCCACCCAGCGCAATACCGCACTCGCCTTTGCAAGGATGGCACCGGCTGCAATCGCCGCGTCTGTTTCTTTGCGCACACCACCGATGAGCTCCGCCCGCTGTATGTCTCCACTGGGTCTGCGGTGCCATCCCCTAGGGCCTCAGCAACAGCTGCAATGGAGATGGCAGCAGCAATGGGCTTGATGCCCGGTTCTCCGTCATCGGTCTCGGCAGTCATGTCCCCATTTACCCCACCGAGGTCTCCTTCTGGCAATGGGATGCCCCCTTCTCTGGGCTGGCAGCAGCCAAATGTTCCGACGCTACACCTTCCGGGCAGCAGCCTTCAGTCGAGCAGACTCCGAAGCTCACTCAATGCAAGGGATATGCCTGTGGATGACTACTCCCTGTTGCAGGATATTGATTCCCAGCTTATAAACGATCTGTGCTACTCGCGTCTTGGTTCATCAGCAGGAGGGAACCACAGTTCTCGGACCAAGAGTCTGAACCCTTCAAACCTGGATGATCTCTTCTCTGCTGAGATGGTCTCGTCCCCAAGGTACAACAATGCTGATCAGGGTGCTATGTTTTCACCTTCCCAGAAGGCTGCTATCCTTAACCAGTTCCAGCAACAGCAGCAACTTCTTTCACCAATCAACACAGGGTTCTCGCCAAAGGCTGTGGATAACCAGCAGATGCATTCACGCTCATCCCTCCTGCAAGCATCACTTGGGATATCCTCCCCTGGCCGGATGTCCCCCCGCTGCGTCGAATCTGGGTCACCGATGAACTCCCACCTAGCTGCCGCCCTTGCCCAGCGTGAgaagcaacagcagcagcagcaccaaCAGCACCAGCAGACAATGAGGAGCCTCAGTTCTCGCGATCTCGGGCCCAGTGCTGCAAGAGCATCGGCTGCTGTTGGCTCTCCTCTGAGCTCATCATGGTCCAAGTGGGGATCTCCTTCAGGGGCACCGGATTGGGGCGTCAACGGTGAAGAATTGGGTAAGCTTCGCCGGTCATCTTCCTTTGAGCTGAGATCAGGCGGCGACGACCCAGATCTCTCCTGGGTGCACACACTGGTCAAGGAGTCTCCACCAGAGAAGCAAGTGACCACAGCTGAATCCATCAACAACTCTGTTAGACCTTCACCTCAAATGCATCCCGGTGTAAGTAATGGTGAAGGCCCCAGTGTGAGCACGCAGCTGAACCGACATGACCAAGCCGCGGTTATTGGAGCGCTGCTCGAGCAGATGCAGCTTGACGAGCAGATTGGTAGTCTAGCAGCAACATAG